The following are from one region of the Candidatus Binataceae bacterium genome:
- a CDS encoding ferredoxin produces MKVVVDLQLCEGNARCVEAAPEVFEVGDDDKAHLLTGSPAESLRDKLKLAVRMCPRQAIALKED; encoded by the coding sequence ATGAAGGTTGTTGTGGATTTACAGCTCTGCGAAGGGAATGCCCGCTGCGTAGAAGCCGCGCCGGAAGTTTTCGAGGTGGGCGACGACGACAAGGCGCACCTGCTCACGGGAAGCCCCGCAGAATCCCTGCGCGACAAGCTCAAGCTCGCGGTACGGATGTGCCCGCGGCAGGCGATCGCGCTGAAGGAAGACTGA